One genomic region from Clostridium saccharobutylicum DSM 13864 encodes:
- the fliF gene encoding flagellar basal-body MS-ring/collar protein FliF, producing MNRLLEKVKGFWEKFKSQSKKIKIAVVISIIAIIAAIASAIIYSSSNKYEILFSNLDPNDTQTIVKSLNDDKVQTKIDGNTIYVPSNKVDELRLKYAPNLTAGGSKGYELMDSGSSFGMTDEEFKIKKVRMEEGELEKTIKSFPQIQEARVHITESQDSVFVKEKTPGSAAVYLKIKQGNSINEDQVKSIVALVSGATEKIPKENIQVIDDKMNLLTKDINSDETDPVNSEALTKQQDAEKKYEDKLQKAIVSLLEPTIGQGKVKATVNVNLDFDSKQKTQTVVDPNKVIVSQENSKESNTSAGGSTTSQSPVDNNMSNQITSANTNNGNNSTSAKEDQKTNYDTGKTESKVISAPGEVKRLTASVIVDGQVDAATQATLENIVKNAIGLDANRGDQVTVAGMTFDTSSQDAAKAQIDAMNAQEAASSKNKMMIIGGILGAILLGTIAFFIIKRRKKKQEEEDQLLDTLVDDTIIPKEPEEFDPIEFEVKTKNSHLENEIKKYATEKPEQVVEIIKSWLTEDER from the coding sequence ATGAACCGACTTTTAGAAAAAGTTAAAGGGTTTTGGGAAAAATTTAAATCTCAAAGCAAGAAAATAAAAATAGCAGTAGTGATATCAATAATAGCAATTATTGCAGCTATTGCAAGTGCAATTATATATTCGTCTTCAAATAAATATGAGATTTTATTTTCTAACCTTGATCCAAATGACACACAAACTATAGTGAAGTCTTTGAATGATGATAAAGTTCAAACCAAAATAGATGGTAATACTATTTATGTTCCTAGTAATAAAGTAGATGAACTTAGATTAAAGTATGCGCCAAATCTAACAGCTGGAGGAAGTAAAGGCTATGAGCTTATGGATAGTGGAAGTTCCTTTGGTATGACTGATGAAGAGTTTAAGATTAAAAAGGTTAGAATGGAAGAAGGAGAACTAGAAAAGACAATAAAGAGTTTTCCTCAAATCCAGGAAGCAAGAGTACATATTACAGAATCTCAGGATTCTGTCTTTGTTAAAGAAAAAACACCTGGATCGGCAGCAGTTTATTTAAAGATTAAGCAAGGAAATTCTATTAATGAAGATCAGGTAAAATCAATAGTAGCATTAGTATCAGGAGCTACTGAAAAGATACCAAAAGAAAATATACAAGTTATTGACGACAAGATGAATTTACTTACTAAGGATATTAATAGTGATGAGACAGATCCAGTAAATTCAGAAGCGTTAACAAAACAGCAAGATGCAGAGAAAAAATATGAAGATAAACTTCAAAAAGCAATTGTTAGTTTATTGGAACCTACAATTGGACAAGGCAAAGTTAAAGCAACAGTTAATGTCAACTTAGATTTTGATTCTAAACAGAAGACGCAAACAGTAGTTGATCCTAATAAAGTTATTGTAAGTCAAGAAAATTCAAAGGAATCAAATACATCAGCTGGAGGATCAACAACCAGTCAAAGTCCTGTAGATAATAATATGAGTAATCAAATAACAAGCGCAAATACTAATAATGGAAATAATTCCACATCAGCTAAAGAAGATCAAAAAACAAACTATGATACTGGAAAAACAGAATCTAAAGTTATAAGTGCACCAGGAGAAGTTAAGAGGCTTACAGCATCAGTTATTGTAGATGGCCAAGTAGACGCAGCTACTCAGGCTACTCTTGAGAATATTGTTAAAAATGCTATTGGTTTAGATGCAAATAGAGGAGATCAAGTTACAGTAGCAGGAATGACATTTGATACAAGTAGTCAAGATGCAGCTAAGGCTCAAATTGATGCTATGAATGCGCAAGAAGCAGCAAGCAGCAAGAATAAGATGATGATTATTGGTGGAATTTTAGGAGCAATACTTCTAGGTACAATAGCATTCTTTATAATAAAGAGAAGAAAGAAGAAGCAAGAAGAAGAAGATCAATTATTAGATACATTAGTTGATGACACAATAATACCTAAAGAACCAGAAGAATTTGATCCAATAGAATTTGAAGTTAAAACTAAGAATTCTCATCTAGAAAATGAAATTAAGAAATATGCAACTGAGAAACCAGAGCAGGTTGTTGAAATAATTAAGTCATGGTTGACTGAAGATGAGAGGTGA
- the fliE gene encoding flagellar hook-basal body complex protein FliE, with translation MRIGDNFAIKEALFNSKFQTDGNDKKVEKKGDSVNFGQVLKNCIDDTNNKLVKSDSATTSFIKGDDVNIDEVMIRNQEASLSLQFLTQTRDKLLDGYNQLSKLQL, from the coding sequence ATGAGAATAGGAGATAATTTCGCAATAAAAGAAGCATTATTTAATTCTAAATTTCAAACTGATGGAAATGATAAAAAAGTAGAGAAGAAAGGTGATAGTGTTAATTTTGGGCAGGTATTAAAGAATTGTATAGATGATACTAATAACAAACTTGTGAAATCTGACTCAGCTACAACAAGTTTTATTAAAGGTGATGATGTTAATATTGATGAAGTGATGATTAGAAATCAGGAAGCAAGTTTAAGTCTTCAATTTTTAACTCAAACTAGAGATAAATTACTTGATGGTTATAATCAATTATCAAAGCTGCAATTGTAG
- the flgC gene encoding flagellar basal body rod protein FlgC produces MNAFNSMQISATGLAAERLRMDTITSNIANASTTRSADGSGPYVRRVAVFQEALDANKNMAGVKAVKIDKDKSPLRRVYDPTNPDADASGYVTMPNVNVLNEMADMMVAQRSYEANTDTFNALKGMFSKALEIGK; encoded by the coding sequence ATGAATGCATTTAATTCTATGCAGATAAGTGCAACAGGTCTTGCAGCAGAAAGATTAAGGATGGATACTATAACTTCCAATATAGCAAATGCAAGTACAACAAGAAGTGCAGATGGAAGTGGTCCTTATGTTAGAAGAGTAGCAGTATTTCAAGAGGCACTTGATGCTAACAAAAATATGGCAGGAGTTAAAGCAGTAAAAATTGATAAGGACAAGTCACCACTGAGAAGAGTATATGATCCAACGAATCCAGATGCAGATGCATCAGGATATGTTACTATGCCGAATGTAAATGTATTGAATGAAATGGCAGACATGATGGTAGCTCAAAGGTCTTATGAAGCAAATACAGATACTTTTAATGCTTTAAAGGGTATGTTTTCAAAAGCTTTAGAAATAGGTAAATAG
- the flgB gene encoding flagellar basal body rod protein FlgB, which translates to MGIQSISSDGVYDLIKEGLKASNVRAKTIANNMANINTKDYKRFNVVFEENLKKNIDSSEFKLKRTRDVHFSDDNSTNDNISIEQDKSTSMRSDGNNVDLDIEKVNQAANTLKYNALITNINNKFNNLKTVMK; encoded by the coding sequence ATGGGAATACAATCTATTAGTTCAGATGGGGTTTATGATTTAATCAAAGAAGGACTTAAGGCATCAAATGTCAGAGCTAAAACAATAGCTAATAATATGGCAAATATCAATACTAAGGATTATAAGAGATTTAATGTGGTATTTGAAGAAAATTTGAAAAAGAATATTGATTCTTCAGAATTCAAGCTAAAGAGGACTAGAGATGTTCATTTTAGTGATGATAATTCGACAAATGATAATATATCTATTGAACAAGATAAAAGTACAAGTATGAGAAGTGATGGCAATAATGTTGATTTAGATATAGAAAAAGTAAATCAAGCAGCTAATACACTTAAGTATAATGCTTTGATAACAAATATAAATAATAAATTTAATAATTTAAAGACAGTTATGAAATAA
- a CDS encoding dynamin family protein — MNTEFTKLSHENIFYKVDKLREELSGLESLFETEMNKLSSVMEIYNNKKDDDDCEKIKLKIGIMGQVNSGKSSFLNALIFNGENVLPKDCISKTKIITKINYSDTKRIEIEFYTKKEWKEIKNALIKEGEIKGAKFVKEVFEFINASEYDVEKYINRDNEIFNFQDYDELLEKIKECDDKYNNYRFPIKAMNIYVDDERLKNIEVLDTPGVNDSNFVRKYTIDKCFKYVDIIFFISQAAIFLDNLDVSLISNQIPVESAGNVFLVASKYDNVIIDEGWKFKSLVETDKYIKSRLTNRVRKYVLNYVSNSTPIFMSAMANNLALKKKDKYTDEENYIIKQLNDLWDGFIFNKEKLMFIGNFENVKNKISDKLDVKENLMVKLKEEVERILLDIEDKSKQKIYIIENTDIKYIHLEQEKIKLKSQKIYKGIEELIEKTKDSAVNKKKEMEKQLEFDFLTLSEIKVKKKTIRIESEESNDNIKWYEGLFKKANNEQIDYNFVDYEYVEIDEVINDINSFDSNTDIYLKKMISDIMNFNILSENIIKIIFENLDENNEKFKLNYVKKFVESSIYSIKPPSININVGEYVDIIKSKFSDETTGESIEILKLHSKAIMKKIYNEIMEKVDSELQLFMFELDKSYISIVKYILEIMNNRIESLKNESYHLERKLKYYKKIISIIEGNIMEP; from the coding sequence ATGAATACTGAATTTACTAAGCTTAGTCACGAAAATATATTTTATAAGGTTGATAAGTTAAGAGAAGAATTAAGTGGTCTTGAGAGTTTGTTTGAGACTGAGATGAATAAACTTTCGAGCGTTATGGAAATATATAATAATAAAAAAGATGATGATGATTGTGAAAAAATAAAACTTAAAATAGGAATAATGGGGCAGGTTAATTCAGGAAAATCTTCTTTTTTAAATGCATTAATTTTTAATGGTGAAAATGTTTTGCCTAAAGATTGTATTTCTAAAACCAAAATTATAACTAAAATTAATTATTCGGATACAAAAAGAATAGAAATTGAGTTTTATACCAAAAAAGAGTGGAAAGAAATTAAAAATGCATTAATTAAAGAAGGGGAGATAAAAGGGGCAAAGTTTGTAAAAGAAGTTTTTGAATTTATAAATGCTTCTGAATATGATGTGGAAAAATATATAAATAGAGATAATGAAATTTTTAATTTTCAAGATTATGATGAGTTATTAGAAAAAATTAAAGAATGTGATGATAAGTATAATAATTATAGGTTTCCAATTAAAGCTATGAATATATATGTAGATGATGAAAGACTTAAAAATATTGAAGTCCTTGACACACCAGGGGTGAATGATTCGAACTTTGTAAGAAAATACACTATTGATAAATGCTTCAAATATGTGGATATAATTTTTTTTATAAGTCAAGCTGCTATATTTCTTGATAATTTAGATGTGAGCTTGATTTCAAATCAAATTCCTGTAGAAAGTGCTGGAAATGTATTTCTTGTTGCTAGTAAATACGATAATGTAATTATAGATGAAGGCTGGAAGTTCAAAAGTTTAGTTGAAACTGATAAATATATAAAATCAAGACTTACTAATAGAGTCAGGAAATATGTATTAAATTATGTTAGTAATAGTACTCCTATATTTATGTCAGCTATGGCAAATAATTTAGCTTTGAAGAAAAAAGATAAGTATACAGATGAAGAGAACTATATAATAAAGCAATTAAATGATTTATGGGATGGTTTCATATTTAATAAGGAAAAATTAATGTTTATTGGTAATTTTGAAAATGTAAAAAACAAAATAAGTGATAAATTAGATGTTAAAGAAAATTTGATGGTTAAGTTAAAAGAAGAAGTTGAAAGAATATTACTTGACATAGAAGATAAATCAAAGCAAAAAATATATATTATAGAAAATACAGATATAAAATATATTCATCTTGAACAAGAAAAAATAAAATTAAAATCACAAAAAATATATAAAGGCATTGAAGAATTAATTGAAAAGACTAAAGATTCGGCTGTCAATAAGAAAAAGGAAATGGAAAAACAGTTAGAATTTGATTTTTTAACATTATCGGAAATTAAAGTGAAGAAAAAAACTATTAGAATAGAGAGCGAAGAGTCTAATGATAATATTAAATGGTATGAAGGCTTGTTTAAGAAAGCCAATAATGAACAAATAGATTATAATTTTGTAGACTATGAGTATGTAGAGATTGATGAAGTTATTAATGATATTAATAGTTTTGATAGTAATACTGATATATACTTGAAAAAGATGATAAGTGATATTATGAATTTTAATATTTTATCGGAAAATATAATAAAAATAATATTTGAAAATCTAGATGAAAATAATGAAAAGTTTAAACTTAATTATGTTAAGAAATTTGTTGAAAGTTCCATATATAGTATAAAACCTCCAAGTATAAATATTAATGTTGGGGAATATGTTGATATTATTAAAAGTAAATTTAGTGATGAAACTACTGGAGAGTCAATAGAAATTTTAAAGTTACATTCCAAAGCGATAATGAAGAAAATATATAATGAAATTATGGAAAAAGTAGATAGTGAATTACAATTGTTTATGTTTGAGTTGGATAAGTCTTACATAAGTATTGTTAAATATATTTTAGAGATTATGAATAATAGGATAGAAAGTTTGAAAAATGAATCCTATCATTTAGAAAGAAAATTAAAATATTATAAAAAAATAATAAGCATTATTGAAGGTAATATCATGGAGCCATAA